One genomic window of Elaeis guineensis isolate ETL-2024a chromosome 2, EG11, whole genome shotgun sequence includes the following:
- the LOC105057148 gene encoding cytochrome P450 85A1 encodes MVVLGWVLGLALGFLVVCSGLLRWNEVRFRKKGLPPGTMGWPLFGETTEFLKQGPSFMKNQRLRYGSLFKSHILGCPTVVCMDPELNRFILMNEGKGFVPGYPQSMLDILGKCNIAAIHGSLHKAMRSVMLGLINPPVIKDQLLPKIDEFMRSHLSSWSGRIIDIQEKTKEMALLSALKQIASIENGPLSEALKTEIFQLVLGTLSLPINLPGTNYHRAFQARKKLVGMLRDIIEGRRASQCSYNDMLDSLLKNDNTTKVKLTDDQIIDLIIALVYSGYETVSTTSMMAVKYLHDHPRALEEIRNEHLKIREGKSAKDAIDWNDYKSMSFTRAVIFETLRIATVVNGVLRKTTQEVEMKGFVIPKGWRIYVCTREINYDPFLYPDPLTFNPWRWLEKNLESHQHFMMFGGGCRLCPGKELGIAEIATFLHHFVTRYRWEEVGGDKILKFPRVEAPNGLHIRVWDY; translated from the exons ATGGTGGTCTTGGGTTGGGTGCTTGGATTGGCACTGGGCTTCCTGGTTGTCTGCAGTGGTTTGTTGAGATGGAATGAGGTGAGGTTTAGGAAGAAGGGCCTCCCTCCAGGGACCATGGGATGGCCACTCTTTGGGGAGACAACAGAGTTTCTGAAGCAAGGGCCCAGCTTCATGAAAAACCAGAGACTTAG GTATGGGAGCTTGTTTAAGTCACATATACTGGGATGTCCTACGGTGGTATGCATGGATCCAGAACTTAATAGATTCATTCTCATGAATGAAGGGAAGGGCTTTGTTCCTGGCTATCCACAGTCCATGCTGGATATATTGGGAAAATGCAACATTGCAGCCATTCATGGTTCCCTCCATAAGGCTATGAGAAGTGTCATGCTTGGTCTCATCAATCCTCCAGTGATCAAAGACCAACTCTTGCCCAAGATTGATGAGTTCATGAGATCTCATCTTAGCAGTTGGAGTGGGAGAATCATAGATATCCAAGAGAAAACCAAGGAG ATGGCGCTGCTGTCAGCCCTCAAGCAGATAGCTAGCATTGAAAATGGTCCACTTTCTGAAGCTCTCAAAACTGAGATCTTCCAACTTGTTCTTGGTACCCTTTCCTTGCCTATCAACCTTCCAGGCACAAATTACCACCGTGCATTCCAG GCAAGGAAGAAGCTAGTAGGCATGCTGAGAGACATCATTGAGGGGAGAAGAGCTTCACAGTGCTCTTATAATGACATGCTTGATTCCCTCCTAAAGAATGACAACACCACAAAAGTAAAATTAACTGATGATCAGATCATTGATCTGATCATCGCTCTCGTCTATTCAGGCTATGAAACTGTTTCAACAACTTCAATGATGGCTGTAAAATATCTCCATGATCACCCAAGAGCTCTTGAGGAGATAAGG AATGAACATTTGAAAATCCGAGAAGGGAAGTCAGCAAAAGATGCAATTGATTGGAATGATTACAAGTCCATGAGTTTTACCAGAGCG GTAATTTTTGAAACTCTAAGAATAGCCACAGTTGTTAATGGGGTGCTCAGGAAAACAACCCAAGAGGTGGAAATGAAAG GATTTGTCATTCCAAAAGGGTGGAGAATTTATGTGTGCACTAGGGAGATCAATTATGACCCATTTTTGTATCCTGATCCTCTAACCTTCAATCCATGGAGATGGCTG GAAAAGAACCTGGAGTCGCACCAGCATTTCATGATGTTTGGAGGAGGATGTAGGCTATGCCCAGGGAAAGAACTGGGGATAGCAGAAATTGCAACATTTCTTCACCACTTTGTAACCAGATACAG ATGGGAAGAAGTTGGAGGAGATAAAATACTGAAATTTCCAAGGGTTGAAGCTCCCAATGGTCTACATATCCGAGTTTGGGACTACTGA